A genomic stretch from Setaria viridis chromosome 1, Setaria_viridis_v4.0, whole genome shotgun sequence includes:
- the LOC117841743 gene encoding pectate lyase produces MERLRWSRPGSLLVLAAAFLASAAASSATSIADWDEHWQKRRELAEASAREVYKPDPFNVTNSFNAAVHRSTSPRREMREKKKKSNGPCRATNPIDKCWRCRKNWATDRQRLARCARGFGRAATGGLGGKIYVVTDPTDADVVNPRPGTLRWGAIQPGPLWIIFARSMIIQLSQELLVSSDKTIDGRGAQVHIANGGGITVQFARNVIIHGLHVHDVKHTDGGLMRDSPTHMGPRTKADGDGISLFGATDVWIDHISMSNCEDGLIDVVQSSTGVTISNCHFTNHNDVMLFGASDSYPQDQVMQITVAFNHFGRGLVQRMPRCRWGFFHVVNNDYTHWLMYAIGGSNAPTIISQGNRYIAPPNIAAKLITKHYADEGVWKNWVWHTEDDLFMNGAVFQPSGGAVPRKINKKEWVKPKPGSYVTRLTRFSGTLSCIPGRKC; encoded by the coding sequence ATGGAGAGGCTCCGGTGGAGCCGCCCCGGttccctcctcgtcctcgcggCGGCGTTCCTCgcgtccgccgcggcgtcgAGCGCCACCAGCATCGCCGACTGGGACGAGCACTGGCAGAAGCGCCGGGAGCTGGCCGAGGCGTCGGCCCGGGAGGTGTACAAGCCCGACCCCTTCAACGTCACCAACAGCTTCAACGCCGCCGTGCACAGGTCCACCAGCCCGCGGCGCGAGAtgcgggagaagaagaagaagtccaACGGCCCGTGCCGCGCCACCAACCCCATCGACAAGTGCTGGCGCTGCCGCAAGAACTGGGCCACGGACCGGCAGCGCCTGGCCCGCTGCGCCAGGGGCttcggccgcgccgccaccggcgggcTCGGCGGCAAGATCTACGTCGTCACCGACCCGACCGACGCCGACGTGGTGAACCCCCGCCCGGGGACGCTCCGGTGGGGCGCCATCCAGCCCGGTCCGCTCTGGATCATCTTCGCCAGGTCCATGATCATCCAGCTCTCGCAGGAGCTCCTCGTCAGCAGTGACAAGACCAtcgacggccgcggcgcgcaGGTCCACAtcgccaacggcggcggcatcaCCGTGCAGTTCGCGCGGAACGTCATCATCCACGGCCTCCACGTGCACGACGTGAAGCACACCGACGGCGGGCTGATGCGGGACTCGCCGACGCACATGGGGCCCCGGACCaaggccgacggcgacggcatcTCGCTGTTCGGCGCCACCGACGTGTGGATCGACCACATCTCCATGTCCAACTGCGAGGACGGGCTCATCGACGTCGTGCAGAGCTCCACGGGGGTCACCATCTCCAACTGCCACTTCACCAACCACAACGACGTGATGCTCTTCGGCGCCAGCGACTCGTACCCGCAGGACCAGGTGATGCAGATCACCGTCGCCTTCAACCACTTCGGCAGGGGGCTCGTGCAGCGGATGCCGCGCTGCCGGTGGGGCTTCTTCCACGTCGTCAACAACGACTACACGCACTGGCTCATGTACGCCATTGGAGGGAGCAACGCGCCTACCATCATCAGCCAGGGGAACAGGTACATCGCGCCGCCCAACATCGCCGCCAAGTTGATCACCAAGCACTACGCCGACGAGGGGGTGTGGAAGAACTGGGTGTGGCACACGGAGGACGACCTCTTCATGAACGGCGCCGTCTTCCAGCCCTCCGGCGGGGCGGTCCCCAGGAAGATCAACAAGAAGGAGTGGGTCAAGCCCAAGCCGGGATCCTACGTCACCAGGCTCACACGCTTCTCCGGCACCTTGTCCTGCATCCCCGGCAGAAAGTGCTGA
- the LOC117858606 gene encoding probable histone deacetylase 19 isoform X1, whose protein sequence is MDLSSAGSGGNSLPSVGPDGQKRRVCYFYDPEVGNYYYGQGHPMKPHRIRMTHSLLARYGLLNQMQVYRPNPARDRDLCRFHADDYINFLRSVTPETQQDQIRLLKRFNVGEDCPVFDGLYSFCQTYAGASVGGAVKLNHGHDIAINWSGGLHHAKKCEASGFCYVNDIVLAILELLKHHERVLYVDIDIHHGDGVEEAFYTTDRVMTVSFHKFGDYFPGTGDIRDIGHSKGKYYSLNVPLDDGIDDESYQSLFKPIMGKVMEVFRPGAVVLQCGADSLSGDRLGCFNLSIKGHAECVKYMRSFNVPLLLLGGGGYTIRNVARCWCYETGVALGQELEDKMPVNEYYEYFGPDYTLHVAPSNMENKNTRHQLDDIRSKLLDNLSKLRHAPSVQFQERPPDTELPEPDEDQVDPDERHDPDSDMEVDDHKAVEESTRRSNILGIRVKREFGESDTKVQDGGRVTSEHRGLEPMAEDIGSSKQAPQADANAMAIDEPGNVKNEPESSTKLPDQPAMYHKP, encoded by the exons atggaccTCTCGTCGGCGGGCTCCGGCGGCAACTCGCTGCCGTCGGTCGGCCCCGACGGGCAGAAGCGGCGCGTGTGCTACTTCTACGACCCGGAGGTTGGCAACTACTACTACGGGCAGGGGCACCCGATGAAGCCGCACCGCATCCGGATGACGCACTCGCTGCTCGCCCGCTACGGCCTCCTCAACCAGATGCAGGTCTACCGCCCCAACCCCGCCCGCGACCGCGACCTCTGCCGCTTCCACGCCGACGACTACATCAACTTCCTCCGCTCCGTCACGCCCGAGACGCAGCAGGACCAGATCCGCCTCCTCAAGCGCTTCAACGTCGGCGAGGACTGCCCCGTCTTCGACGGCCTCTACAGCTTCTGCCAGACCTACGCCGGCGCCTCCGTCGGAGGGGCAGTCAAGCTCAACCACGGCCACGACATCGCAATCAACTGGTCGGGGGGCCTGCACCACGCGAAGAAGTGCGAGGCGTCGGGCTTCTGCTACGTCAACGACATCGTGCTCGCCATACTCGAGCTCCTCAAGCACCACGAG AGAGTTCTGTATGTCGATATCGATATCCACCATGGAGACGGAGTCGAGGAGGCTTTCTACACAACAGACAGGGTCATGACCGTCTCGTTCCACAAGTTTGGGGATTATTTCCCTGGAACAGGGGATATCCGTGACATCGGCCACTCAAAGGGGAAGTACTACTCTCTGAATGTCCCTCTGGATGATGGGATTGATGATGAAAGCTATCAGTCCCTGTTCAAGCCGATCATGGGCAAGGTTATGGAGGTTTTCCGCCCTGGTGCAGTTGTGCTTCAGTGTGGTGCTGATTCCTTGTCTGGAGATAGGCTAGGCTGCTTCAATCTCTCTATCAAAGGTCATGCAGAATGTGTCAAATACATGAGGTCTTTCAACGTTCCATTGCTGCTTCTCGGTGGTGGTGGATATACCATCAGAAATGTTGCACGGTGCTGGTGTTACGAG ACGGGAGTTGCTCTTGGTCAGGAGCTTGAAGACAAGATGCCTGTCAACGAGTACTATGAATACTTCGGTCCAGATTACACTCTTCATGTTGCACCAAGTAACATGGAGAACAAAAATACACGACACCAACTGGATGATATTAGAAGCAAACTTCTGGATAATCTTTCAAAACTTCGGCATGCTCCTAGTGTCCAGTTTCAAGAGCGGCCTCCTGACACAGAGTTGCCTGAG CCAGATGAAGATCAAGTGGATCCAGATGAAAGGCACGATCCTGATTCTGATATGGAAGTGGATGACCACAAGGCTGTGGAAGAGTCAACAAG GAGGAGCAACATTCTAGGGATAAGAGTTAAGAGAGAATTTGGTGAAAGTGACACCAAAGTTCAG GATGGTGGCAGAGTTACATCTGAACATAGAGGACTGGAACCCATGGCAGAAGACATTGGTTCCTCCAAGCAAGCTCCT CAGGCAGATGCCAATGCGATGGCCATCGATGAGCCAGGCAACGTCAAGAATGAACCAGAGAGCTCAACTAAGTTACCAGACCAACCAGCCATGTACCATAAGCCATGA
- the LOC117849631 gene encoding uncharacterized protein: MDHPWRFPAGADLCPVCSARHFPFCPPPPLPPHPFPYELHPPPPPPHPFPYDPHPPPPPPMWGPPAPGPHNPHPYEFAGGEGPHKRMRVGEAPPFDPYGFAPPPPPGRASVEGDRLLGLIRDHGHNPLPGLAWRGEPCPPDAGFGYGGVRGYPSPYPQGGDFANFNHAGRLPPPVPLHDMNHGFGQGFAPGGGPHEKYLDSADHRYCQFHPEELPGVPPPPPLPPYAETDAIPQPPEPPFPSHRDYRAAPPRPAANLSLFPVLSGSPAMAVIPPSSRTLPQAQSMPNANCYDGHINDEGQGLIYRPLSEQHLIDGRSANAHHSLEDSKVTIINACDLFKQPHRASRPDHIVIILRGLPGSGKSYLAKALRDLEVENGANAPRIHSMDDYFMIEVEKKLEDKEGSKSSGASKGRRQLTKKVIEYCYEPEMEETYRSSMLKAFKKTLDEGNFTFVIVDDRNLRVADFAQFWATAKHSGYEVYLLEAPYKDPTGCAARNVHGFTLDEIKKMATDWEEAPPLYLQLDIRSLFHDDNLRGHSIQEVDMDTEDIDDAIETTSTTAENSQKAIQEAPHNESHEGFSKPGENWNAEVEDDLDAFKELGQSKWSKDFEDDTEKSENAEGNTHALSGLAQTYSTHKKRVSWGDRLEKGGFSIAATKRKLSSSLVIGPGSGYNLVSNPLAEENSTGMEGKTNNETKKRFSEQLRDEGQSFRAVFDKRKQRIGVFENGDDE; encoded by the exons ATGGACCATCCATGGCGgttccccgccggcgccgacctcTGCCCGGTCTGTTCCGCGCGTCACTTCCCcttctgcccgccgccgcctctcccgcCGCACCCGTTCCCGTATgagctccacccgccgccgccccctcctcatCCCTTCCCGTATgacccccacccgccgccgccgccgccgatgtggGGCCCTCCGGCTCCTGGGCCGCATAACCCGCACCCCTACGAgttcgccggcggggaggggccCCACAAGCGGATGCGCGTGGGCGAGGCGCCCCCGTTCGATCCGTACGGCttcgcgcccccgccgccgccgggaagggCTTCTGTTGAGGGCGATCGGCTGCTCGGCCTGATCCGGGACCATGGCCACAATCCACTTCCTGGattggcgtggcgtggcgagcCGTGCCCGCCTGATGCCGGCTTTGGTTATGGAGGAGTCAGAGGCTATCCTTCTCCGTACCCGCAGGGAGGTGATTTTGCGAATTTCAACCATGCTGGAAGGTTGCCACCTCCAGTGCCTCTGCATGATATGAACCATGGCTTTGGTCAAGGTTTTGCACCGGGAGGAGGGCCTCACGAGAAGTATCTCGACAGTGCCGATCATCGTTACTGTCAGTTCCACCCAGAGGAATTGCCTGGCGTGCCACCGCCCCCTCCACTGCCTCCATATGCTGAGACAGATGCTATTCCACAGCCCCCGGAGCCTCCATTTCCTTCTCACAGGGATTACCGTGCCGCACCACCACGGCCGGCTGCAAATTTGTCATTGTTTCCTGTCCTTTCCGGTTCTCCAGCCATGGCAGTTATTCCACCTAGCAGTCGCACCTTGCCTCAAGCTCAGTCGATGCCAAATGCAAACTGCTACGACGGACACATCAATGATGAG GGGCAAGGTTTGATTTATCGACCATTGTCAGAGCAGCACTTGATAGATGGAAGGTCAGCCAATGCACATCATTCTTTGGAAGATTCCAAGGTCACAATCATCAATGCATGCGATCTGTTCAAGCAGCCACATCGTGCTTCACGTCCTGACCatattgttatcatcctccgAGGGCTTCCAG GTAGTGGAAAGAGCTATCTGGCAAAGGCATTGCGTGATCTTGAAGTTGAGAATGGTGCAAATGCACCTAGAATCCACTCCATGGATGATTATttcatgattgaagttgagaAG AAATTGGAAGACAAAGAAGGCTCTAAATCTTCTGGTGCATCAAAAGGGAGAAGGCAGTTGACCAAGAAAGTGATTGAGTACTGTTATGAGCCGGAAATGGAGGAG ACTTACAGGTCAAGCATGTtgaaggcatttaagaagaccCTTGACGAAGGAAATTTTACATTTGTGATTG TGGATGACCGCAATCTGCGGGTAGCTGATTTTGCTCAATTTTGGGCAACTGCGAAG CACTCGGGCTATGAGGTGTACTTGCTGGAGGCACCATACAAGGATCCAACG GGCTGTGCTGCGAGGAATGTGCACGGATTTACATTGGACGAGATAAAAAAGATGGCAACAGACTGGGAAGAGGCTCCACCACTGTATCTGCAGCTGGATATACGG TCGTTATTCCATGATGATAATCTCCGTGGCCACTCTATACAAGAG GTAGATATGGACACAGAGGACATTGATGATGCTATTGAAACAACTAGTACCACTGCCGAAAACTCACAGAAGGCTATACAGGAAGCACCACATAATGAATCACATGAAG GTTTCTCAAAGCCAGGAGAGAATTGGAATGCAGAAGTAGAAGATGATCTGGATGCCTTCAAAGAGCTAGGACAGAGTAAATGGTCAAAAGATTTTGAGGATGACACTGAGAAGTCTGAAAATGCGGAGGGAAATACACATGCTCTTTCTGGCCTGGCCCAGACATATAGCACTCATAAGAAAAGAGTCAGTTGGGGTGATCGG CTTGAAAAGGGTGGGTTTTCCATTGCTGCAACTAAAAGAAAACTCTCTTCATCATTAGTCATAGGGCCTGGATCAGGGTACAATTTG GTCTCCAATCCATTGGCTGAAGAGAATTCCACAGGGATGGAAGGGAAGACCAACAACGAGACCAAGAAAAGGTTTAGTGAGCAACTTCGTGATGAAGGTCAATCCTTCAGGGCAGTTTTTGACAAGAGAAAGCAGCGCATTGGAGTTTTCGAGAATGGAGACGATGAGTAA
- the LOC117841744 gene encoding nuclear ribonuclease Z isoform X1, with product MAKGSKSAAAADESAVTSTSAPTRPRAMQRVEIEGYSVEGISIAGHETCVMFPSLNLAFDIGRCPPFAVSQDLLFISHAHMDHIGGLPLYVATRGRRRMRPPTVFVPACLADLVRKLFEVHRAMDQSDLDHKLVPLEVGEEYELGKDLRVRPFKTYHVVPSQGYVIYRLKHKLKDEYAGLPGKELGTLRKSGVEITNTVSTPEIAFTGDTMSDFILDPDNADVLKAKILVVESTYIDDSKSIEDAREKGHTHLSEIASLSDKLENKAILLNHFSNRYTAEDIDVAINRLPPPFRSRVYALKEGF from the exons ATGGCGAAGGGCAGCAAGTCAGCGGCGGCCGCTGATGAGTCAGCGGTGACCTCAACCTCTGCTCCCACACGGCCGAGGGCAATGCAGCGGGTTGAGATCGAGGGCTACTCCGTGGAGGGCATCTCGATCGCTGGGCATGAGACATGCGTCATGTTCCCCTCCCTCAACCTCGCTTTCGACATTGGCCGCTGTCCGCCGTTCGCCGTCTCGCAGGacctcctcttcatctcccatGCGCACATGGACCACATTGGGGGCCTCCCCCTGTACGTCGCCACGCGGGGTCGCAGGAGGATGCGCCCGCCCACCGTCTTCGTCCCCGCATGCCTTGCGGACCTCGTGCGGAAGCTCTTTGAGGTCCACCGAGCCATGGACCAGTCTGACCTCGACCACAAGCTCGTGCCGCTCGAGGTAGGGGAGGAGTACGAGCTCGGCAAGGACCTCAGGGTCAGGCCGTTCAAGACCTACCATGTCGTGCCCAGCCAG GGGTATGTGATATACAGGCTGAAGCACAAGCTTAAGGACGAGTATGCTGGCCTTCCAGGGAAAGAACTCGGTACTCTCAGAAAGTCAGGAGTTGAG ATTACGAATACAGTGTCGACACCTGAGATTGCTTTCACGGGAGATACAATGTCGGATTTCATCCTTGATCCTGATAATGCAGATGTGTTGAAGGCGAAAATTCTAGTGGTTGAG AGTACTTATATTGATGACTCCAAATCAATTGAGGATGCAAGAGAAAAGGGGCACACTCACTTGTCTGAG ATAGCGAGTCTGTCTGACAAGCTTGAAAACAAAGCTATTTTACTAAATCACTTTTCAAATCGGTATACTGCAGAG GACATTGATGTAGCAATCAACAGATTGCCACCACCTTTCCGAAGCAGAGTTTATGCATTGAAGGAAGGCTTCTAG
- the LOC117858606 gene encoding probable histone deacetylase 19 isoform X2, with the protein MDLSSAGSGGNSLPSVGPDGQKRRVCYFYDPEVGNYYYGQGHPMKPHRIRMTHSLLARYGLLNQMQVYRPNPARDRDLCRFHADDYINFLRSVTPETQQDQIRLLKRFNVGEDCPVFDGLYSFCQTYAGASVGGAVKLNHGHDIAINWSGGLHHAKKCEASGFCYVNDIVLAILELLKHHERVLYVDIDIHHGDGVEEAFYTTDRVMTVSFHKFGDYFPGTGDIRDIGHSKGKYYSLNVPLDDGIDDESYQSLFKPIMGKVMEVFRPGAVVLQCGADSLSGDRLGCFNLSIKGHAECVKYMRSFNVPLLLLGGGGYTIRNVARCWCYETGVALGQELEDKMPVNEYYEYFGPDYTLHVAPSNMENKNTRHQLDDIRSKLLDNLSKLRHAPSVQFQERPPDTELPEPDEDQVDPDERHDPDSDMEVDDHKAVEESTRRSNILGIRVKREFGESDTKVQDGGRVTSEHRGLEPMAEDIGSSKQAPADANAMAIDEPGNVKNEPESSTKLPDQPAMYHKP; encoded by the exons atggaccTCTCGTCGGCGGGCTCCGGCGGCAACTCGCTGCCGTCGGTCGGCCCCGACGGGCAGAAGCGGCGCGTGTGCTACTTCTACGACCCGGAGGTTGGCAACTACTACTACGGGCAGGGGCACCCGATGAAGCCGCACCGCATCCGGATGACGCACTCGCTGCTCGCCCGCTACGGCCTCCTCAACCAGATGCAGGTCTACCGCCCCAACCCCGCCCGCGACCGCGACCTCTGCCGCTTCCACGCCGACGACTACATCAACTTCCTCCGCTCCGTCACGCCCGAGACGCAGCAGGACCAGATCCGCCTCCTCAAGCGCTTCAACGTCGGCGAGGACTGCCCCGTCTTCGACGGCCTCTACAGCTTCTGCCAGACCTACGCCGGCGCCTCCGTCGGAGGGGCAGTCAAGCTCAACCACGGCCACGACATCGCAATCAACTGGTCGGGGGGCCTGCACCACGCGAAGAAGTGCGAGGCGTCGGGCTTCTGCTACGTCAACGACATCGTGCTCGCCATACTCGAGCTCCTCAAGCACCACGAG AGAGTTCTGTATGTCGATATCGATATCCACCATGGAGACGGAGTCGAGGAGGCTTTCTACACAACAGACAGGGTCATGACCGTCTCGTTCCACAAGTTTGGGGATTATTTCCCTGGAACAGGGGATATCCGTGACATCGGCCACTCAAAGGGGAAGTACTACTCTCTGAATGTCCCTCTGGATGATGGGATTGATGATGAAAGCTATCAGTCCCTGTTCAAGCCGATCATGGGCAAGGTTATGGAGGTTTTCCGCCCTGGTGCAGTTGTGCTTCAGTGTGGTGCTGATTCCTTGTCTGGAGATAGGCTAGGCTGCTTCAATCTCTCTATCAAAGGTCATGCAGAATGTGTCAAATACATGAGGTCTTTCAACGTTCCATTGCTGCTTCTCGGTGGTGGTGGATATACCATCAGAAATGTTGCACGGTGCTGGTGTTACGAG ACGGGAGTTGCTCTTGGTCAGGAGCTTGAAGACAAGATGCCTGTCAACGAGTACTATGAATACTTCGGTCCAGATTACACTCTTCATGTTGCACCAAGTAACATGGAGAACAAAAATACACGACACCAACTGGATGATATTAGAAGCAAACTTCTGGATAATCTTTCAAAACTTCGGCATGCTCCTAGTGTCCAGTTTCAAGAGCGGCCTCCTGACACAGAGTTGCCTGAG CCAGATGAAGATCAAGTGGATCCAGATGAAAGGCACGATCCTGATTCTGATATGGAAGTGGATGACCACAAGGCTGTGGAAGAGTCAACAAG GAGGAGCAACATTCTAGGGATAAGAGTTAAGAGAGAATTTGGTGAAAGTGACACCAAAGTTCAG GATGGTGGCAGAGTTACATCTGAACATAGAGGACTGGAACCCATGGCAGAAGACATTGGTTCCTCCAAGCAAGCTCCT GCAGATGCCAATGCGATGGCCATCGATGAGCCAGGCAACGTCAAGAATGAACCAGAGAGCTCAACTAAGTTACCAGACCAACCAGCCATGTACCATAAGCCATGA
- the LOC117841744 gene encoding nuclear ribonuclease Z isoform X2: MAKGSKSAAAADESAVTSTSAPTRPRAMQRVEIEGYSVEGISIAGHETCVMFPSLNLAFDIGRCPPFAVSQDLLFISHAHMDHIGGLPLYVATRGRRRMRPPTVFVPACLADLVRKLFEVHRAMDQSDLDHKLVPLEVGEEYELGKDLRVRPFKTYHVVPSQGYVIYRLKHKLKDEYAGLPGKELGTLRKSGVEITNTVSTPEIAFTGDTMSDFILDPDNADVLKAKILVVESTYIDDSKSIEDAREKGHTHLSEDIDVAINRLPPPFRSRVYALKEGF; this comes from the exons ATGGCGAAGGGCAGCAAGTCAGCGGCGGCCGCTGATGAGTCAGCGGTGACCTCAACCTCTGCTCCCACACGGCCGAGGGCAATGCAGCGGGTTGAGATCGAGGGCTACTCCGTGGAGGGCATCTCGATCGCTGGGCATGAGACATGCGTCATGTTCCCCTCCCTCAACCTCGCTTTCGACATTGGCCGCTGTCCGCCGTTCGCCGTCTCGCAGGacctcctcttcatctcccatGCGCACATGGACCACATTGGGGGCCTCCCCCTGTACGTCGCCACGCGGGGTCGCAGGAGGATGCGCCCGCCCACCGTCTTCGTCCCCGCATGCCTTGCGGACCTCGTGCGGAAGCTCTTTGAGGTCCACCGAGCCATGGACCAGTCTGACCTCGACCACAAGCTCGTGCCGCTCGAGGTAGGGGAGGAGTACGAGCTCGGCAAGGACCTCAGGGTCAGGCCGTTCAAGACCTACCATGTCGTGCCCAGCCAG GGGTATGTGATATACAGGCTGAAGCACAAGCTTAAGGACGAGTATGCTGGCCTTCCAGGGAAAGAACTCGGTACTCTCAGAAAGTCAGGAGTTGAG ATTACGAATACAGTGTCGACACCTGAGATTGCTTTCACGGGAGATACAATGTCGGATTTCATCCTTGATCCTGATAATGCAGATGTGTTGAAGGCGAAAATTCTAGTGGTTGAG AGTACTTATATTGATGACTCCAAATCAATTGAGGATGCAAGAGAAAAGGGGCACACTCACTTGTCTGAG GACATTGATGTAGCAATCAACAGATTGCCACCACCTTTCCGAAGCAGAGTTTATGCATTGAAGGAAGGCTTCTAG
- the LOC117847446 gene encoding protein KTI12 homolog — protein MALVVMCGQPCSGKSAAAACLAAALRSSSTDLTVRIIDESSLHLGRNDSYKDMVVEKNLRGVLRSEVDRSVSRDSIIIVDSLNNIKGYRYELWCLARASGVRYCVLFCDTEVDHCREWNSNRQEKEERAYDSNIFEDLVSRFEKPDSRNRWDSPLFELFPSRDEIVETAPVIAEAVSYLTKKVDSKTRDVKVLQPTIATQTVRTTEANSLYEMDKATQEVVNAVVEAQSCGLGLAMNKISIGPNLPTINLQRSVGLPELRSLRRTFIKLAGQYSLSGPPPPTDADSAKRMFVDYLNREVGA, from the exons ATGGCACTCGTTGTGATGTGTGGGCAGCCATGCAGCGGCAAATCAGCAGCTGCTGCTTGCCTTGCTGCTGCGCTGCGCTCCTCCTCAACTGACCTTACTGTCCGTATCATTGACGAGTCATCACTCCATCTTGGACGCAATGATAGCTACAAAG ATATGGTTGTCGAGAAAAACTTGAGAGGAGTTCTTAGATCAGAAGTTGACAGGTCCGTGTCACGTGACAGCATAATTATTGTCGACTCTTTGAACAATATTAAG GGGTACCGATATGAGCTGTGGTGTCTTGCGCGTGCATCTGGAGTAAGATATTGTGTG cTTTTTTGTGATACAGAAGTGGACCATTGTAGGGAATGGAACAGCAACCGCCAGGAGAAAGAAGAACGAGCATATGATAGTAATAT ATTTGAAGATCTTGTGAGCAGATTTGAGAAGCCAGATAGCCGTAATCGTTGGGATTCCCCTCTTTTTGAATTGTTTCCATCTAGAG ATGAAATAGTGGAAACAGCTCCTGTTATTGCCGAGGCTGTGTCATATTTGACAAAGAAAGTGGATTCAAAAACTAGAGATGTAAAAGTTCTCCAACCTACAATAGCCACTCAGACT GTGCGAACAACAGAGGCTAATTCCCTGTATGAGATGGACAAAGCAACACAG GAGGTGGTGAATGCAGTTGTTGAAGCACAATCCTGTGGTCTTGGGCTTGCCATGAACAAGATTTCTATTGGACCAAACTTGCCAACTAT CAATCTTCAAAGATCTGTTGGCCTGCCTGAGCTCCGAAGCCTGCGACGAACTTTCATCAAGCTGGCAGGGCAGTACAGCCTGAGTGGTCCACCACCGCCGACTGATGCTGATAGCGCAAAGAGGATGTTTGTCGACTACTTAAACCGCGAAGTTGGTGCTTGA